The proteins below come from a single Treponema phagedenis genomic window:
- a CDS encoding 2-aminoethylphosphonate aminotransferase: MIREAVILAGGLGSRLKNKTKTMPKGFIEIDGVAIVEQSVKKLLAHGIEKIIIGTGHCNEYYERLAKKYPAIITIKNENYANTGSMGTLEICAPLVQEDFLLLESDLIYDSIGLFTLINEQRKNLILASGATNSGDEVYLQADSDGNLTGLSKNKNELKTVCGELVGISRLTKSVLDAMCAHAAAHHADTPKMEYEHALLAIAGTQAIAIKKIEYFTWREIDNEEHLQMAIQNIYPRIAENESLRRVRREVLLNPGPATTTDSVKYAQVVADICPREKEFGNMMQWICDELKLFALGKNTDPDRYETILFACSGTGADEVMVSSCVPDDGHLLVIDNGSYGARIAKIAEVYKIPMTVFKSSTYEPIDLAKLEAEFASKKYTHLACVYHETTTGLLNPLHIICPMAKKYGMTTIVDAVSAYCGIPMDLKTLCIDFMASTSNKNIQGMAGVGFIIANKTELEKTKNYPMRNYYLNLYDQYLHFAKTKQTRFTPPVQTLYALRQAIIETKQETVQKRYERYTACWEILVKAIKKLGLKMLVKEEHQSHLITAILEPETEKYSFQVLHDFAASHAFTIYPGKLGNLNTFRIANIGDIQPEEMQRFTLKLEEYLREIGV; the protein is encoded by the coding sequence ATTATTAGCCCACGGAATTGAAAAAATCATCATCGGAACCGGTCATTGCAACGAGTATTATGAACGATTGGCAAAAAAATATCCTGCAATTATAACGATAAAAAATGAAAATTACGCAAATACCGGCAGCATGGGAACCTTGGAAATATGCGCACCGCTCGTTCAAGAAGATTTTTTACTCTTAGAATCCGATCTCATTTATGATTCTATCGGTTTATTTACGCTTATAAACGAGCAACGTAAAAATCTTATTTTAGCAAGCGGCGCAACAAACTCAGGCGACGAAGTATATTTACAAGCGGATTCCGACGGTAATTTAACGGGACTTTCAAAAAACAAAAATGAATTAAAAACCGTCTGTGGAGAATTGGTCGGTATTAGCCGCTTAACTAAATCGGTGTTAGATGCGATGTGCGCCCATGCAGCTGCTCATCATGCGGATACTCCAAAAATGGAATATGAGCACGCACTTTTGGCTATTGCCGGAACACAAGCTATCGCAATAAAAAAGATAGAATATTTTACATGGCGGGAAATCGACAATGAAGAACATTTGCAAATGGCGATACAAAATATTTACCCGCGCATTGCGGAAAACGAAAGTTTGCGCAGGGTTCGCCGCGAAGTTTTGCTCAATCCCGGGCCGGCCACTACCACTGACAGTGTAAAATATGCACAAGTTGTGGCGGATATTTGCCCGCGGGAAAAAGAATTCGGAAACATGATGCAATGGATTTGCGATGAGCTAAAACTTTTTGCACTTGGAAAAAATACCGATCCCGATCGGTATGAGACTATTTTGTTTGCCTGCTCCGGAACCGGTGCCGATGAAGTGATGGTTTCATCCTGCGTTCCCGATGACGGACATTTATTGGTTATCGATAATGGCTCCTATGGTGCGCGTATTGCAAAAATAGCCGAAGTATACAAGATACCGATGACCGTATTCAAAAGCTCAACCTATGAGCCCATTGATCTCGCCAAACTTGAGGCTGAGTTTGCCTCAAAAAAATACACGCATCTTGCCTGTGTTTATCACGAAACAACAACAGGCTTGTTGAATCCTTTGCACATCATTTGTCCGATGGCAAAAAAATATGGAATGACCACAATCGTCGATGCGGTAAGTGCTTATTGTGGTATTCCGATGGATTTAAAAACACTTTGTATAGATTTTATGGCTTCAACCAGCAATAAAAACATCCAAGGGATGGCAGGCGTCGGCTTTATCATTGCAAACAAAACGGAGCTTGAAAAAACCAAAAACTATCCGATGCGTAACTATTATCTCAATTTATATGACCAATACCTGCATTTTGCAAAAACAAAGCAAACCCGCTTTACTCCGCCCGTCCAAACACTGTACGCATTGCGCCAAGCTATTATCGAAACCAAACAGGAAACAGTGCAAAAACGATATGAACGCTATACCGCATGTTGGGAGATTTTAGTAAAAGCGATAAAAAAACTCGGACTCAAAATGCTTGTAAAAGAAGAACATCAAAGCCATTTGATAACCGCAATTTTAGAACCAGAAACCGAAAAATACAGCTTTCAGGTTCTGCATGATTTTGCCGCATCACACGCTTTCACCATTTATCCGGGTAAACTCGGCAATCTGAACACATTTAGAATCGCCAACATCGGCGACATACAACCCGAAGAAATGCAGCGCTTCACCCTTAAACTGGAAGAATATCTGCGGGAAATTGGAGTTTGA